The stretch of DNA TCTGTTATACCAATGAAACTTTGGTGGGTTTGTGAGGCGCTTTGAATCGTCCATATTGTAGCAATGGGAAAGTTTTGCTTATTGTTCTCAAACTAGCATCCAAGTTGCATTTAAAACTTTCCTAAAACTAAAGGAAACGAACGTTCTACGTCCAAGCTTCAACCAGTTACAAGCAAACATTTATCCGTGCTTTTATTGCTCTTTTCACGTTATATGTACTTTTGTTGTATTCAAATGAACCCGTTTCTTGATGCTATTTTGCATTCCATTCTTTCTTTATAGCAAACTCCATGCCTTCATCTGGGACAGTTCTCGTTTGGAGTTCGAGGCTGCCCATGACTGTGATCTTATTACTGCTGGTGATCTCTTCGGGAGGAGTGGCTATGGGGTGGGGCTTCAAAAAGGCTCGCCTTGGGCTGACAAAGTTACGTTAGCCATTCTACACTTTCACGAGAGTAAGTGAATCCTCTACGAATTTATGAACCATTGCCAAGGCACCGCCTAGAATTGGAACTAGCTCAACCTGGAATCCTTAGTATTGCTTTTGCTCCTTTTCCTATGTACTACTAAGTACTGTGTACTTGGATACGACTAGGCAGGGTTGGCAAAACTGCATAAAAAGTGCACACCTCTCAACCCTTTGGggcattgaatggaatttccCAAGGTTACACAGATAACATCCCCTCAAGATGAACAAAGGGCCCCTTCATGCCGTAATTCACATTCCGAAACTCTTGAAGACCCGCAGTAACATCAACTTTGGGGTTTTTACTTTCTTCAGGCGGAAAAATGGAGGAATTGGACAACAAATGGATCCTGCTCAATAACAACGCCATGCAGTGCCACGAGAAGGACGACAATTCACCCGCCACTCTCGGCCTCAAGAATATGAGGGGCGTGTTCATCTTGGTGGGTGTGGGTATTGCTGGCGGCTTGGGGCTCATTGTGATAGAAATCGTCTACAAAAAACACCAGATGAGGAAACAAAAGCGCCATGCTATCGCACGTACTGCCATCTATCGTTGGAAAAGTAACATACAGGTACAACTCGACCAACAACTAATTCATTAGCAAATGATCCTTGCATATAACAACGTCTTACTTCCAGAAGAGACGTGTCACCAGACACACCAAACATTTTCGCGCCAATGGCGTTCGGGCCAGTGTGGCCAGTGATTTCACGGAGACCACCCCGGATTCCATAGCTACCATTTCCGTGGGATCCTTGCCACATCGAGACCTGTATCCCGACGACTCCACATGGAGACTGGCTATGGAAGCTCGTATTCCAATCGCCAGCCACAGCGTAACCAGAGGAGATTACCGCCAAAATATCGGCACCACCACCTCTTTACAACGTCCCAAGTCAGCTCAACCGGTGCGCCACTATCGAAGTCAAGAGCAACTAAACGAGAGCTACACACCAAAGAGTCCTATTCTTCCCACCCGCCGGAGCGCCCCCCGGCTCCAGGAGCTCAACTCCAGTCCAATCAAACGAGGCTGCACTCAGCATCCTCCTAGTCACTTCTTGCCCAAGCACGGTCTGGCCCCCTTGCCGGCCGAGCCTTTGAATACCGGCCCCATTCGCCATGTGCGGGCCCCGAAATCCCCGTTGGTGGGGGAACCGCATCACATTTACCTCCAGCCTCCTCCACACTATGGTGCCCTGGCCAAATCACCGTCCTCGTCGGATTCTTCCAAGAAAAAACTAAATGCCGTGGTGATGATCCAGCCACCAGCTAAGGGCTCCAAACTTAGTCTGACTGGTGGTCGGAAAAAGCCGAAGAGTTTATGGCCTATGGATAAATCCAAACAAGTGCCAAAGTTACCCGAACCCAGAGCTGGATTGAGAGAAGAGGATTTCTTGTCTAGTCCAGAGTATCCAACCGTGACTTTGGACTTGACGGTAGGGCCGGAATTTGAAGGAGAGCTGCGACATCGAGGTATTCCCAAACCACCTCCTCCACCCAAATTGTATTGGCAAAACAAACGGCAACACCCGGGCGGGAAACCAGCTCACAAGAAGAAGCAACATCACTTTTATGACCCCTATGCGGGCGATTATGCCGGAAGCAATGTCTCCATGTACAGTGGCACTTCTCGAACCAGCAAAGGCCATCGATATTCCTTTGAAGACAGTGACGTTTGAAGCACTCTGGAGCCGtctcaaattggcaaattggCCAGAAGCTCTCTTTTTCGGAGAAAGGTATTGGTGCTACGTCATGCATGAAGCTCTGCTCCAAATTCAGATTCGTGGAAGATGTATCCAGAATGAGGCCAAATCTTGTCTAATCGTAGGAGGGCCCCAAATCGGATCTAGTTGATCTATTTTGTAGGAAAAAAGATATGGAGAACAGCATGATCAATGTGATTTTCAGATATGATTGTCCAATCTGCTTTATATACAATAAAACAGCACACAATAAACTTGCTCAAGGTAAAATTACTAGGTTTCGTGAATCCGTTTTAACCATTTCGTTTGTATGCAACCTCGTCGATCCGcaggatcattgaatattttcattgatccATTCGCTGAAGCTGGAAATCCGCATGTAAACACCAGGAAAACCTGGTTGCCCACAATCATAGCCGAAAGATGCTGTTCCACATAATACTTGTTCATCCACGGCATTCTGACAAACCAAGGGAGATCCCGTGTCTCGCTAAAAAGAAATAGATTAACAATGGTTTACTTCACATGTTCTCAATGGTTGTTTTCGACTATTCACTCCTTACTTTGCAGGAATCTTTACCATCAGCTCCAGCACACAACATGAAATCATGAATCACGCCATTCCCATACGATTGAGCACAATCTGtaaaataaaatgataaaTCTATTCATCATTGGATGTTACATTGCTAGTTTGAAAGtagtttgatttttctttcaaatttgaattagaATTTGTCCAATGATAGTTTAATAAGGTCAAGAGAATTCAATAGtatcaattttatttttagCTTTATTGCCATAAAGTGTCTGCTAAATGTCTTATGAATAGCTTTCTAGCAGACAATAATGCCttgcgaaaaaaatgaaactcaaaattctattttttctGCTACTTTAACACCTTCTGATCCCTTTCCATCCGCCGACCAAGATGTTCTTGAATCTAACATGCAAAAATTGACGAGACATTTGTCGCTCATGATGTTACTTGAGATTGATTGCATTTATATGCACCGATTACAATATTCTGAAACTTCAAATCCGAACCAGACAATTTTTCCgtgaaaattggtcaaaaccaaaattgaCTATCGACGTTTTTTTACTGACTGCGAAGCATTGCACTTCATGCATTGGTTAGAGTTGTTATGTTTTaagaattcatttcattcagcCACATTTACGCTGGATCTGTTTCATGTTCATATCCAAGACccaaataataaataatcaaaATAGCCTATGATTAACTGAGACAAAAAGCATCGCTCTTCGAGAAAATAAATCAACGTTCAAAAGTagtcaaaattgaagttgagGATGGCCTCATTATGGATGCTTTAACTTAGTGTGAGACTTCAAAcaattgatcatcaaaaaaatgaatcaatgaaattATGCTGAAAGAACAAGAACCAAGTCCACAATTTATTATTTTATACTAGCACAATTCTGGCATATACATTGAGTGCTTCTTGCCAAGCTGTCAAATGTATTTACATATAAGTTAAATGCAAATCATGAgtcaaataatcaaacaaagTTGTGCTTTCAAGTAAAATCCAAGAAGATTTGTCTGCATGTCAAGAACATTTTCTACATTGTTCAGAGCAGGCACAAGTTTTAGCCCAAATATTCCTTATTCAGAAGACATTAAAGCAAAATTCACCCATCATATTCTCAGGCATTCCTTTGCTTAGACACTGGGTAATTTTTGGAAAGATTGCCGCAAAAGTTTCAAACTTCTTCCCTTGGTaacgagaaaaacaaaaaaatcaatgaacgtATGAATACTGCTTGTGTTTTGTGTTTTGGGGGTCGTTACTATTACATCATTAAAATATGTATTAGGAATCTAGTTCCTTCTTCAAAAGAGAACGTATCGCCACAATACATTTGTTATTCTTTAATAATAATTGTAATTCTGTCATTACTGTCCTTCCAGTAATCAGTTCTGCGAAGATATTCAACAAGAATGGTTTTAAAAATGTAATCCAATATGAAAGgatatcattaaaaaaaacctcgagTTATGGGGTAACGAAGAGATGGCCGTGTTAAAGAAACAGGATTTGATCAANNNNNNNNNNNNNNNNNNNNNNNNNNNNNNNNNNNNNNNNTCTCTTTCACGACTCTTCTTCGAGTTTCCACTTTACTTGAACTTGAACGGATGCGAAACGAAGATCGTTTCGCATCCTGTACTGTTACCGCCATAGCATgccaagaattggccaaaactgATTTAAAGGGACACATTCTGTGCAAGAATGGCCCAAGGATCTGCACCTATCTAATCCTATATCTCACTTACCCTCGTTCTTAAGAATGGGAACATCGACTTTCATGAGAACCTCGGAGTTAGCCATGGCTTCATTGGAAGTGGCTCCCCAACCATAAACCGAGGCGGTGAGCTTTAGTGACGAATCGTCAGTCGCAATACTGGCGCGATTAACCAGGCTAAAACGAGCACAAGACGTGTAATAatagaaattgaagccctcTCCACATTATGACGAATTCGATCCCTACTCGTTGTAAACGATGTTTTTATCCAAGACAAGCAgacaaatgtcattttcaaagtcaaacgCATTGTATTTCTCATGCAGGAGAAGTTCTCGGACTGGGCAAACCTGAAAGAAGCTTCGTGGTTGTCATTAGTAACTTGGCATTAGGGCATTCAAAAGAATCCTTTTTACTTGTTCGTTTCCAGACACTTCCGAGAGCGAATGCTCTCCAGCCACAATCTGAATTTCCTCCGGAGTTACGGTTTGACAACAATGGCCGGAAGTGACGACATTTCGCTTGAAAAAAACGCACGTGTTTGGTTTAAATTAAGGTGGAGCATTCACTGATTGGCATGCTCACTTCATTGACGATGGAACCCCCACAGAAATGGAATCcatcaagtttgaattgaaCGGATACCTAGATAAGATATGAGCCAATATGAAATCGAACCAAGTTCGAGCTTGAACATGCCTCGCTAAAAAATGTGCCTAACTTGGTCTTACCATAAATTTGACGGAATTTGGTACGGCTTCGGTTCCTCCGACGATTTTGTCGTCAACCTCATATCCTTGAGTACCTTGAGAACAATAAAATGTACTGAAACACAGCACAGTGAGAGTGAAACggtccatgttttttttaaaattcctGGTCTCTAAGCAAGTGCTTTTTCAATAGTGGGTCAGGTCAATCTTTGTTGACGTAGGGAGTGAAGACTCAACGGGTGGAAATGAAGACTTGAATTTGCCATATGAAATTGGGTCATTATTTTAGTTCAAGTGAACCCGACACAATGATCTCTGTTTTCAAAGGTTCTATATTTTCGATCCCATCGAAATTACGGGACTCTTCCAGTTGATTTCACTTTCTATTAATGCTATTGTATTTCATATGCTTGTGCATAAATCAAAGCCATGCATGTATTCCGAGTAAAACTCCAACcgaaagaaaactttcagaTGCAAATTTTACAACAAAAATGGATACTCCAGATTGGTGTGGAAATTTTTGCATCTAAATTCAGGGAGACACATGAAGTGTTTTGCATTTATGAtaatttccatgaaattgggtcGTATTCGGTGATTTTTTCCGAAGAATCAATTGTTCCTGATTTTTATGTTGATATTTTATCATGAAGAGACAAACAGGGAACAATCAGCTCTTTcccattttatctttttttgtagCTCTGGTTGTCCACTATCATAATGTATGTTCGAGTGAAAGATgcccaaatttggaaaagtggGCTCGATTTGCTGATAAAAACAATCCTCAAAACGTACACGTCCCATGCTGCCCTTGATTTGAGCATTCCCTGGTCCCTGATAATGAATTGGCAGATTTATTCTTCAGCTTATCGCCCTTATCAAGCTTTAGATTTGACCTAATCACTTTCATAgacaactttgaaatattttagaGTAAAGCCATAAGGAACAAAGCCTTGTTCATTAGAATTGAAACACAAAGTTTCCCTTACTCAAGCAGCCAATCTTTAACCTTGAAAAATTTATGTTAATGTGTCGGAAGAGATAATCAATATAaagaaatttgtcaaaaaaaaaaattaatcgATACATAACAAATACGggatgaaaataaatgtttttagAGAAAAATAGTGTGTAAAAGCCATCATATGGAATGTATTTTACAAGGTGCAAGGACATTAAGGGCCACTCTTTGCGTattctgaaaatccttcctcCGTCCTCCAAGAATagcttgatcatattttcatcaaaaggaaatattgaaaaatctaATACCGtaccatgaatgatccaaaTTTAGTCTAATGACCCTCTGAAGGCTGACtcctgagcccagttttttaaagtgaGGAAGTGAGTCTtcgatcgagaaaaggtcgtactaGACTACCtcagttggatcttttctcgatctaagattcactccttgacTCTGTAATCCCAGATCTTCGCCCTTGGTCTGGTCTGTTGCAAAGGAGTTGGCCGTTCTTGCATGAAGTTCTCCACTCATCAATGGTTCaaggatggacaccgaaaggcttACCCACTTTCCTCGGCTTTCTTGCCGGTCTTCAACAGACCCTTGGTTTTGGTTCTAACATCAAGACTGCtcatttacattttcgaacattgttttggtgaaAACGGTGGAAGGGTTACCAATCGCCTTTAGACTCAAATTCAATCATTTGCAGTATAGGACCACTGTATGTGCtcaacagttcctcttaatgaaagcttggggttcaaggtcaaacaaatctttgagagGCAACAAACATTGTCAGACATGGCCAAAGTAGTcctgaatttcttttcatccGATAGTTGACCTAATCTATGCCTAAATATGACAAAAAccttcaatttccccgaaaatcctcgcttttaggttattttatggtaaaaattcgtgaaaaacttttcttttaccctaaaatggtcaaaatagtttaaaacttAATCAAACCTTAAACaaatatctttccgaccccgAGTGATAAGTCATACAGCATCGATTTACTCTAAATCTAGATATCCATGGACTAGTAGATCAGCTTCGATCATGGTGGTCTTTG from Tigriopus californicus strain San Diego chromosome 3, Tcal_SD_v2.1, whole genome shotgun sequence encodes:
- the LOC131878418 gene encoding trypsin-1-like encodes the protein MDRFTLTVLCFSTFYCSQGTQGYEVDDKIVGGTEAVPNSVKFMVSVQFKLDGFHFCGGSIVNERNVVTSGHCCQTVTPEEIQIVAGEHSLSEVSGNEQVCPVRELLLHEKYNAFDFENDICLLVLDKNIVYNDLVNRASIATDDSSLKLTASVYGWGATSNEAMANSEVLMKVDVPILKNEDCAQSYGNGVIHDFMLCAGADGKDSCKRDTGSPLVCQNAVDEQVLCGTASFGYDCGQPGFPGVYMRISSFSEWINENIQ